A genomic region of Granulicella sp. L56 contains the following coding sequences:
- a CDS encoding M13 family metallopeptidase: protein MRFVRKTSFVATAAIVAVGSCAAAFAQTPAPATGQPTKVYLPIPAFDTSSIDTSANPCDDFYKFACGKFTANHPIPPDQDGVDNFYALFNVNTQRLNDILTKTADGGASRSPEEQKIGDYYKACMDTDAINAKELAPVQPLLDEINAITSKRELPALIGKLQRVGVDAFFGYGEQQDLKDATKQIAFIQQAGLGLPEKDYYLRTGAKDETIRQQYVAHVAKMLTLAGSTPEQAQKDAVTIMAFETALAKGSLSVTDMRDPEKTYHLQPIATFEASLPGVNFGSFEDAIHSPRVSEINNATPQFFPVLFQQIRSNDLETLKAYMRYHLLTTVAGRLPSQFDQENFDFYGRKLRGQPEQSPRWKRCSNSVDAALGEALGKVYVEHYFAGDSKARMLQMVSDIETAMSNDIDQLAWMSPATKARAKQKLQLVANKIGYPEKWRDYSRLEVKPDDALGNSLRANGFENDRQLNKIGKPVDPNEWQMTPPTVNAYYDPSMNNINFPAGILQPAFYDPKEDDAVNYGHIGAVIGHELTHGFDDQGRKFDGKGNLTDWWTSEDTKNFEARTDCLVNEYGGFTAVDDVKINGKLTLGENTADNGGLVLAYMAYLERAKKEGIDLDTKKDGYTSPQRFYIAFAQNWCENSRPESVRAQVLSDPHSPDHFRANGAIVNQPGFAEAFGCKKGTPMVPVDSCRVW from the coding sequence ATGAGATTTGTTCGTAAGACAAGCTTTGTGGCGACCGCCGCCATCGTCGCGGTTGGCTCATGCGCTGCCGCATTTGCACAGACACCGGCCCCAGCCACCGGTCAGCCGACCAAGGTCTATCTCCCTATCCCTGCCTTCGATACCTCTTCCATCGACACCTCGGCTAATCCCTGCGATGATTTCTACAAGTTTGCCTGCGGCAAGTTCACGGCCAACCACCCCATTCCGCCCGATCAGGATGGTGTCGACAACTTCTACGCCCTCTTCAACGTCAACACCCAGCGCTTGAACGACATTCTCACCAAGACCGCGGACGGTGGCGCGTCGCGCTCGCCTGAAGAGCAGAAGATCGGCGACTACTACAAAGCCTGCATGGATACCGATGCGATCAACGCCAAGGAACTTGCCCCGGTCCAGCCTCTACTCGACGAGATCAATGCCATCACCAGCAAGAGAGAGCTTCCCGCGCTGATCGGCAAGCTACAGCGCGTGGGCGTCGATGCGTTCTTCGGCTATGGCGAGCAGCAGGACCTCAAGGACGCTACCAAGCAGATCGCATTCATTCAGCAGGCTGGCCTCGGCCTGCCTGAGAAGGACTACTATCTCCGCACCGGCGCGAAAGACGAGACCATCCGCCAGCAGTATGTTGCCCACGTCGCAAAGATGCTGACCCTCGCTGGCAGCACGCCAGAGCAGGCACAGAAAGATGCTGTCACCATCATGGCGTTTGAGACCGCGCTGGCCAAGGGCTCCCTGAGCGTCACCGATATGCGCGATCCGGAGAAGACCTATCACCTGCAACCTATCGCAACCTTCGAGGCCAGCCTTCCCGGCGTCAACTTTGGCTCGTTTGAGGATGCCATTCACTCTCCGCGCGTCAGCGAGATCAACAACGCCACGCCGCAGTTCTTCCCTGTTCTCTTTCAGCAGATTCGATCCAATGATCTTGAGACGTTGAAGGCGTACATGCGCTACCACCTGCTTACCACTGTTGCCGGACGCCTGCCCAGCCAGTTCGACCAGGAGAACTTCGACTTCTATGGCCGCAAGCTGCGCGGCCAGCCTGAGCAGTCTCCGCGTTGGAAGCGCTGCTCGAACTCGGTCGATGCCGCACTCGGCGAAGCTCTCGGCAAGGTCTACGTCGAGCATTACTTTGCCGGAGACAGCAAGGCACGCATGCTCCAGATGGTCAGTGATATCGAGACCGCCATGAGCAATGACATCGACCAGCTTGCATGGATGTCGCCCGCCACCAAGGCCCGCGCCAAGCAGAAGTTGCAACTCGTAGCCAATAAGATCGGCTACCCGGAAAAATGGCGCGACTACAGCAGGCTTGAGGTCAAACCCGATGACGCGCTGGGCAACTCGCTGCGCGCGAACGGATTTGAAAATGACCGCCAGCTCAACAAGATCGGCAAGCCGGTCGACCCTAACGAGTGGCAGATGACACCTCCCACGGTCAACGCCTATTACGACCCCAGCATGAACAACATCAACTTTCCCGCAGGCATTCTGCAGCCCGCCTTCTACGATCCAAAGGAAGACGATGCCGTCAATTACGGCCACATCGGCGCCGTCATCGGCCACGAACTGACCCACGGCTTCGACGATCAGGGTCGCAAGTTCGATGGCAAGGGTAATCTCACCGACTGGTGGACGTCTGAAGACACGAAGAACTTCGAGGCCCGCACCGACTGCCTCGTCAACGAGTATGGCGGCTTCACTGCGGTCGACGACGTCAAGATCAACGGCAAGCTCACACTCGGCGAAAACACCGCAGACAATGGTGGCCTGGTGCTGGCCTACATGGCCTATCTCGAGCGCGCCAAGAAGGAAGGCATCGACCTCGATACGAAGAAAGATGGGTACACCTCGCCGCAGCGGTTCTACATCGCCTTCGCGCAGAACTGGTGCGAGAACTCGCGCCCAGAGAGCGTTCGCGCGCAGGTACTCAGCGACCCGCACTCACCCGATCACTTCCGCGCCAATGGAGCCATCGTCAACCAGCCCGGCTTCGCCGAGGCCTTCGGCTGCAAAAAAGGAACGCCGATGGTGCCGGTCGATAGTTGCCGAGTCTGGTAA
- a CDS encoding helix-turn-helix transcriptional regulator: MAKMTDDEVAQIGKALGDPNRLAIYTQIAQHDELFCGEMHAKHTISPATLSHHLKVLHDLGLITSRKEGLNVYYRAIPEKFAGYIRYLNSIGPNVRT, from the coding sequence ATGGCAAAGATGACGGACGACGAAGTCGCTCAGATCGGCAAGGCGCTTGGTGATCCGAACCGTCTCGCCATCTATACCCAGATCGCGCAGCACGACGAGCTGTTCTGCGGCGAAATGCACGCCAAGCACACCATCTCGCCCGCTACCTTGTCCCACCACCTCAAGGTTTTGCATGATCTGGGGCTGATTACATCTCGCAAAGAAGGCCTGAATGTCTATTACCGTGCGATCCCGGAGAAGTTTGCGGGATATATCCGGTATCTGAATAGCATTGGCCCTAATGTTCGCACTTAG
- the trmFO gene encoding methylenetetrahydrofolate--tRNA-(uracil(54)-C(5))-methyltransferase (FADH(2)-oxidizing) TrmFO, producing MAERAPKRIKVIGGGLAGPEAALQAARFGCEVDLYEMRPTRSTEAHQTSDFAELVCSNSLKSESENTAPWLLKQEMRRAGSILLVEADASAVPAGHALAVDRVEFSKRVAERIAAEPRITVHREEVTHLDENDPNTITILASGPLTSPALAAELQRLTGSDYLAFYDSISPIVDASTINMDRVYFAARYDKGTADYINCPFTKEEYETFLDALTTAENVESKEWEKLQYFEGCLPIEETARRGRDTLRFGPMKPVGLTDPKTGRWPYAVVQLRQENLRADSYNLVGFQNHLKFGEQNRVLKLIPGLENATFLRYGQIHRNTYINAPTLLTETLQLKAHPSVMIAGQLSGVEGYTESIASGMLAGRYAASLAHGNAPTPAPRASANGSLTHYITHAEGKRFQPANITFDLLVPLEEELRKKIRDKKERHKLQCDRALAAWREWITSSLNLYG from the coding sequence TTGGCAGAACGAGCACCAAAGCGAATCAAAGTCATCGGCGGAGGTCTCGCCGGTCCCGAAGCTGCGCTCCAAGCCGCCCGTTTCGGCTGCGAGGTCGATCTCTACGAGATGCGCCCGACGCGCTCGACCGAGGCGCACCAGACCAGCGACTTCGCCGAACTCGTCTGCTCCAACTCCCTCAAGTCCGAGAGCGAAAACACCGCTCCCTGGCTGCTCAAGCAGGAGATGCGCCGCGCCGGTTCCATCCTGCTCGTCGAAGCCGACGCCTCAGCCGTTCCCGCCGGACACGCCCTCGCCGTAGACCGCGTCGAATTTTCCAAACGCGTAGCCGAACGCATCGCCGCCGAGCCTCGCATCACCGTCCACCGCGAAGAGGTCACGCACCTCGACGAGAACGATCCCAACACGATCACCATCCTCGCCAGCGGCCCGTTGACATCACCGGCGCTCGCTGCCGAGTTGCAACGCCTCACCGGCTCCGACTACCTCGCCTTCTACGACAGCATCAGCCCCATCGTCGACGCCAGCACCATCAACATGGACCGCGTCTACTTCGCCGCCCGCTACGACAAAGGCACTGCAGACTACATTAACTGCCCCTTCACCAAAGAAGAGTACGAGACCTTCCTCGACGCCCTCACCACCGCCGAGAACGTCGAGTCGAAGGAGTGGGAGAAGCTGCAATACTTCGAGGGCTGCCTGCCCATCGAAGAGACCGCCCGCCGCGGCCGCGACACCCTTCGCTTCGGCCCCATGAAGCCCGTCGGTCTCACCGACCCCAAAACCGGCCGCTGGCCCTACGCCGTCGTCCAGCTCCGCCAGGAGAACCTCCGCGCCGACAGCTATAACCTCGTCGGCTTTCAGAATCACCTGAAGTTCGGCGAACAAAATCGAGTCCTCAAGCTGATCCCCGGCCTCGAAAACGCGACCTTTCTGCGCTACGGCCAGATCCACCGCAACACCTACATCAACGCTCCTACGCTGCTCACCGAAACCCTGCAGCTCAAAGCCCACCCCAGCGTCATGATCGCGGGACAGCTCAGCGGAGTTGAAGGCTACACCGAATCCATCGCCTCAGGTATGCTCGCCGGACGCTACGCTGCGTCCCTCGCCCACGGCAACGCGCCCACACCCGCGCCCCGAGCCAGCGCCAACGGCAGTCTCACCCACTACATCACCCACGCCGAAGGCAAGCGTTTTCAACCCGCCAACATCACCTTCGACCTGCTGGTGCCGCTCGAAGAAGAGCTACGTAAAAAAATCCGCGACAAAAAAGAACGCCACAAACTCCAATGCGACCGAGCCCTGGCCGCATGGAGAGAGTGGATTACTTCGTCATTAAATCTCTACGGCTAA
- a CDS encoding PEP-CTERM sorting domain-containing protein, with protein sequence MHISLGKNKPTSAMGRRVAARVASRSNVILSALLVLATSVALAPAARADSYNFDFSGGGLNASGVITVSNATVPGVPGALQVTGISGTFSDSNLGLTNAAITGLVATSLPSGINPDGTFIPPGQASGGSGFSYDNLFFPAGDSPAVCPPDPTDPNGEYPFGGGQLDIYGLLFNVAGGYNVDVWSNGVLPGLGLSYGAGDSLNGTVLTTFGEPFAGTSVNFAASPIPEPGSLILLGTGMLGLVGTLRRRMAA encoded by the coding sequence ATGCACATTTCATTGGGCAAAAATAAGCCGACGTCCGCTATGGGACGCCGGGTAGCTGCGCGCGTGGCTTCACGCTCCAACGTCATTCTTTCGGCCTTGCTGGTGCTGGCAACGAGTGTTGCCCTGGCTCCGGCGGCGAGGGCTGACTCTTACAACTTCGATTTCAGCGGCGGCGGTCTCAACGCCTCCGGGGTGATCACGGTTTCGAATGCAACGGTCCCCGGAGTGCCCGGCGCGTTGCAGGTTACGGGAATCAGCGGTACCTTCTCGGACTCGAACCTTGGCCTCACCAACGCGGCGATTACCGGGTTGGTGGCCACTTCGCTACCTTCGGGCATCAATCCCGACGGCACCTTTATTCCGCCCGGCCAGGCATCTGGCGGCTCTGGTTTCTCCTATGACAACCTGTTTTTTCCGGCAGGAGACTCGCCTGCGGTATGCCCTCCAGATCCCACTGATCCGAATGGGGAGTACCCCTTTGGTGGTGGCCAGCTCGACATCTATGGCCTGCTGTTCAATGTCGCGGGCGGCTACAACGTCGACGTGTGGAGCAATGGCGTGCTGCCGGGGCTTGGTTTGAGCTATGGCGCGGGTGATTCGCTCAATGGAACAGTGCTCACCACCTTCGGAGAGCCGTTTGCCGGTACGAGCGTCAACTTTGCCGCCTCGCCGATTCCGGAACCGGGTTCTCTGATACTGCTGGGCACCGGGATGCTTGGACTGGTAGGCACCCTGCGGCGCAGGATGGCCGCATAA
- a CDS encoding efflux transporter outer membrane subunit, whose protein sequence is MSKYVDDLPTPNIPSTHSTAQIVAEGVAKAVIASLLVLMVMGCNVGPNYKRPAATTPQSYRGALAPEIAPTVPTESSLGDQRWSTIFQDPILQQLVTEALQNNLDLRVAAERVLEAQAQVGITRSQQLPSVSASGGYSALQLPLGLAGKNSDGTQKNSLINGGGFSASAAWNLDFWGLYRRQTEAARAELLASQWAQKATRAALVQQVAEAYFQLRSLDAQLEITKSTIKARQDSLQLTQTLEKYGAGSLADTRQAEELLHAAQANLPELRRQVATQENAISILLGHNPEGIARGLNVADQPHPQEIPVDVPSQLLERRPDIQRAEATLIAANARIGVARAQFFPNISLTSLGGSSSNQLQSVFSGKNAYWYAAGSLSEPIFDGGRIRSNYHLSQAQQQEMLLEYRKTILNALKDVSDSLVTYKETRERREQQAALVVSAADAVRLARLRYSGGNTSYLEVLTTDTNLYDAQLQLAQAQEQEATSLVQLYAALGGGWQ, encoded by the coding sequence ATGTCGAAGTACGTTGATGATCTTCCAACTCCAAATATCCCGTCCACCCATAGCACGGCGCAGATCGTCGCAGAAGGCGTAGCAAAGGCGGTCATTGCCAGCCTGCTCGTCTTGATGGTGATGGGTTGCAACGTAGGACCAAACTATAAAAGGCCCGCCGCCACAACTCCGCAGAGCTATCGCGGAGCGCTTGCTCCGGAGATTGCACCGACGGTCCCGACGGAATCGTCGCTAGGCGATCAACGCTGGTCGACAATATTTCAGGACCCGATTTTGCAGCAGCTCGTAACCGAGGCATTGCAGAACAATCTCGATCTGCGTGTGGCTGCGGAGCGTGTTCTCGAAGCACAGGCACAGGTCGGCATCACCCGTTCGCAGCAGCTTCCTTCCGTGAGTGCGAGCGGTGGCTACTCCGCGCTTCAACTCCCCTTGGGCCTCGCGGGAAAGAACTCCGACGGCACGCAGAAAAACTCCCTCATCAATGGTGGCGGCTTCAGCGCCTCCGCCGCGTGGAACCTCGACTTCTGGGGTCTGTATCGTCGACAGACCGAAGCTGCACGGGCAGAGCTACTGGCGAGCCAATGGGCGCAGAAGGCCACACGCGCTGCACTCGTTCAACAAGTGGCTGAGGCGTACTTTCAGCTTCGCAGCCTCGACGCTCAGTTAGAGATAACAAAAAGCACGATCAAGGCCCGACAGGACTCTCTGCAACTGACCCAGACTCTCGAAAAGTATGGCGCCGGTTCGCTGGCGGACACGCGCCAGGCTGAGGAGTTGTTGCACGCCGCGCAGGCAAACCTGCCTGAGTTGCGAAGGCAGGTTGCCACACAGGAAAACGCCATCAGCATTCTTCTTGGCCACAATCCTGAAGGGATCGCTCGCGGCCTCAACGTGGCCGATCAGCCTCACCCACAGGAGATTCCTGTAGACGTGCCATCGCAGTTGCTGGAACGGCGCCCCGACATTCAGCGCGCAGAAGCTACGCTTATCGCGGCCAACGCTCGCATCGGCGTAGCTCGCGCACAATTCTTTCCCAATATCTCGCTCACGAGTCTTGGCGGTTCCTCCAGCAACCAGTTGCAGAGCGTCTTCTCCGGCAAGAATGCTTACTGGTACGCCGCTGGCTCGTTGTCTGAGCCTATCTTCGACGGTGGCCGCATCCGAAGTAACTACCATCTTTCGCAGGCGCAACAGCAGGAGATGCTGCTCGAATACCGGAAGACCATCCTGAATGCGTTGAAGGATGTCTCCGACTCGCTTGTTACTTACAAGGAGACGCGCGAACGCCGCGAGCAGCAGGCCGCTCTGGTTGTCTCTGCCGCCGATGCCGTGCGGTTGGCGAGGCTCCGCTACTCCGGCGGCAATACCAGCTATCTTGAGGTGCTCACGACCGATACCAATCTTTACGACGCTCAATTGCAACTGGCACAGGCTCAGGAGCAAGAGGCAACCTCGCTGGTTCAGCTTTACGCCGCACTGGGTGGAGGCTGGCAGTAA
- a CDS encoding efflux RND transporter periplasmic adaptor subunit: MTQPTETLREEQTKATSSGTIVKVAGTVAFLLVLVAIGAFPRIARQRAALAATGEAPATHPVVTIVHAEEGEPTSELHLPGNIEPLYSANLYARVDGYLERRNVDIGAQVKSGQVLAVISSPEVDQQLLQARATLAQSEASLQQARAALEQAKANAELTRLTKERDLPLGEQHAISQQIVDSAVQSYDARMADVSAANANIAAAEANVTANRANASRLQQMQQFERIVAPFDGIITERNVERGDLVSTGSSTNSKPLFSIAQSGTVRIQVDVPQSEAVNIKDGQTASVDVKEHLGRTYTGTIIRNAGALDNAARTMLTEVQVDNKDASLLPGMYAQVKFTLPEQRTSLIIPTSSLVVDHSGMHVVTVDAAHAVHFVPVTIGKDMGKTIEILNGLNQTESLVASPSDLLSEGEHVEVR; encoded by the coding sequence ATGACCCAGCCAACCGAAACACTTCGTGAAGAGCAAACCAAAGCTACGTCCTCTGGAACGATCGTCAAGGTCGCCGGTACTGTGGCGTTTCTCCTGGTGCTGGTTGCCATCGGTGCCTTTCCTCGCATCGCGCGACAACGCGCAGCTCTTGCGGCGACGGGAGAAGCTCCGGCCACGCATCCTGTCGTGACCATCGTTCATGCGGAGGAGGGAGAGCCGACGTCGGAGCTGCATCTGCCCGGCAACATCGAGCCGCTCTACAGCGCCAACCTCTACGCTCGCGTGGATGGCTATCTTGAGCGTCGCAATGTAGACATCGGCGCTCAGGTAAAGTCGGGCCAGGTATTGGCCGTCATCTCATCGCCTGAGGTCGACCAGCAGCTTTTGCAAGCGCGAGCCACGCTGGCGCAGTCTGAGGCATCACTCCAACAAGCCAGGGCAGCGCTCGAACAGGCAAAGGCAAATGCGGAGCTTACCCGGCTGACAAAAGAGCGCGATCTGCCGCTGGGCGAGCAACACGCCATCTCGCAGCAGATCGTAGATAGCGCCGTGCAGTCCTATGACGCGCGCATGGCCGACGTATCGGCTGCGAATGCAAACATCGCCGCCGCGGAAGCGAACGTGACCGCGAACCGCGCCAACGCCTCCCGCCTGCAACAGATGCAGCAGTTCGAGCGCATCGTCGCGCCCTTCGATGGAATCATCACCGAGCGCAATGTGGAGCGCGGCGACCTTGTCAGCACTGGCAGTTCGACCAACAGCAAGCCACTGTTCAGCATTGCGCAAAGTGGTACGGTCCGCATACAGGTCGACGTTCCTCAATCGGAGGCCGTGAATATTAAAGATGGCCAGACAGCCTCGGTCGATGTGAAGGAACATCTCGGCCGCACGTATACGGGCACCATCATTCGCAATGCGGGAGCGCTCGACAACGCTGCACGGACCATGCTGACCGAGGTACAAGTCGACAACAAAGACGCTTCCCTGCTGCCGGGCATGTATGCCCAGGTCAAGTTCACACTGCCTGAACAGCGCACCTCGCTCATCATTCCCACCAGCTCTCTCGTCGTCGATCACAGCGGCATGCACGTCGTCACGGTCGATGCAGCGCATGCTGTCCATTTTGTGCCTGTCACCATCGGCAAGGACATGGGCAAGACGATCGAGATTCTCAATGGGCTCAACCAGACCGAGTCACTGGTCGCAAGCCCGAGCGATCTGCTCAGTGAGGGGGAACATGTCGAAGTACGTTGA
- the rpsT gene encoding 30S ribosomal protein S20: protein MANHVSSLKRARQTETKTAINRANKSKLRGTLRTLREAIAAGDAKTLGEVYRSTVSVLDKSVQKGVLHKNTASRYKSRLNARVKAVATTKAA, encoded by the coding sequence ATGGCAAATCATGTTTCCTCGTTGAAGCGCGCACGTCAGACCGAAACCAAGACCGCGATCAACCGCGCCAACAAGAGCAAGCTGCGCGGCACCCTGCGTACCCTGCGTGAGGCCATCGCCGCTGGCGACGCCAAGACGCTCGGCGAGGTCTATCGCTCGACCGTGTCCGTGCTTGACAAGAGCGTCCAGAAGGGCGTTCTGCATAAGAACACCGCCAGCCGCTACAAGAGCCGCCTCAACGCCCGCGTCAAGGCTGTGGCGACCACCAAGGCTGCCTAA
- a CDS encoding efflux RND transporter permease subunit, translating to MWIVRLALNRPYTFIVASILILVFGFSSIATTPTDIFPNIDIPVVTVIWSYSGLPAKEMEERVTTFSEFVMAVVNDVKSIDSQTTSGASVIKISFQPQVHIDAAMSQVGAAVNSIRFRMPPGVNPPWILRFSASTVPIIQLSLSSDTLSESEIYDYGLFRVRQQLTTVPGTLLPTPYGGVARQIMVDLDQNALLAKGLTPIDVTTAINAQNVTLPSGTAKIGTNEYTVSTNSSPVDALSLNNVPIKTVNGSLVYVRDVAHVRDGWSVQQNVARANGKPAALLTIMKTGSVSTLDIVNQIKNDVLPASRAAAPKGLKITELFDQSIFVKASIVGVLREGVIAACLTALMILLFLGSWRSTLIIAISIPLSILSSIIVLSAMGETMNTMTLGGLALAIGILVDDATVTIENIHRHMSEQPLREAVLIGASEIATPTLVSTLTICIVFVSVIFLTGPAKYLFTPMAFAVVFAMLASYVLSRTLVPVLVNFLLGAEHTFEGHSTEESAEAAPRSFLGRINDRFNEGYLRLRDRYTRALEAVLHHRRPALFASIALMSTAFVLLPFIGRDFFPSVDAGQIKLHIRARPGTRIESTKVIFSQVEEQIRKVIPPDETELIMDNIGLTPETFNYAFGDGSTISSADGDVLIALNEKHHGPTQKYVKELRSQLQKQFPDLTFFFQPADMVTQILNFGLPAPIDVQVQGYDPGNYEIARRLRQRVATVPGAVDVHLHQVVDAPDLHLDIDRVRAAQFGLTQQDVANSLYISLSSSAAVQPNFWLDPKMGITYTVATQTPQYDINSINALENTPIPIHTLTNRTELLGNMATLTPAVLPVVINHHNGAPVFDVFANTQDSDLGSVAAKINRIVKEESAHLPPGTKIVMRGQVESMNEAFNRLGIGLAFAALLVYLLMVVNYQSWLDPFIIICALPGAFAGIVWALFLTQTTFNVPSLMGAIMSIGVATANSILLVTFANELREKGMDPLEAAVTAGYTRLRPIIMTACAMIIGMLPMALGIGEGGEQNAPLARAVIGGLTVATFATLFFVPLMFTLIHGRKARTQQETA from the coding sequence ATGTGGATCGTTCGACTTGCTTTGAACCGCCCTTACACCTTCATTGTAGCGTCGATCTTGATCCTCGTATTCGGTTTTTCTTCCATCGCCACGACGCCCACTGACATCTTCCCGAACATCGACATCCCCGTCGTCACCGTCATCTGGTCCTACTCCGGCCTGCCCGCGAAAGAGATGGAAGAACGGGTTACGACCTTCAGCGAATTTGTGATGGCTGTGGTCAACGATGTTAAATCCATCGACTCGCAGACGACCAGCGGAGCCAGCGTCATCAAGATTTCTTTCCAGCCGCAGGTGCATATCGACGCCGCGATGTCCCAGGTTGGAGCAGCCGTGAATTCGATTCGCTTCCGCATGCCGCCGGGCGTGAATCCGCCATGGATCCTGCGGTTCAGCGCATCGACGGTGCCGATCATCCAGCTTTCGCTCTCCAGCGACACGCTCTCCGAATCCGAGATTTACGACTATGGGCTGTTTCGTGTTCGTCAGCAATTGACAACGGTTCCCGGCACACTGCTCCCCACGCCGTATGGCGGCGTTGCGCGGCAGATCATGGTGGACCTCGATCAGAACGCCCTACTGGCAAAGGGGCTAACGCCCATCGATGTAACGACGGCCATCAATGCGCAGAACGTCACGCTTCCATCGGGCACCGCGAAGATTGGCACGAACGAATATACCGTCAGCACCAACTCAAGCCCGGTCGACGCGCTGTCGCTGAATAACGTTCCCATCAAGACCGTCAATGGCTCTCTTGTTTACGTGAGAGACGTTGCGCATGTAAGGGACGGCTGGTCGGTGCAGCAAAATGTGGCGCGCGCGAATGGCAAGCCGGCAGCGTTGCTCACCATCATGAAGACCGGATCGGTCTCGACGCTCGACATCGTCAACCAGATCAAAAACGATGTGCTCCCTGCGTCCCGAGCAGCCGCACCAAAGGGATTGAAGATCACGGAGTTATTCGATCAATCGATCTTCGTAAAGGCCTCCATCGTCGGCGTACTGCGCGAGGGAGTCATCGCTGCCTGCCTCACGGCGTTGATGATCCTGCTTTTTCTAGGAAGCTGGCGCAGCACGCTGATCATTGCGATCTCGATTCCTCTTTCGATCCTCAGCTCGATCATCGTCCTTAGCGCGATGGGCGAGACCATGAACACGATGACACTCGGAGGGCTGGCGCTGGCCATCGGCATTCTGGTCGACGACGCAACCGTCACCATCGAGAACATTCACCGGCACATGAGCGAGCAGCCTCTTCGCGAGGCCGTGCTGATCGGCGCGTCAGAAATTGCAACGCCTACGCTGGTCTCCACGCTGACCATCTGCATCGTCTTTGTGTCGGTCATCTTCCTCACCGGCCCTGCGAAATATCTTTTTACGCCCATGGCGTTTGCGGTCGTCTTCGCGATGCTCGCGTCCTATGTGTTGTCAAGAACGCTCGTACCCGTACTGGTGAATTTTCTTCTTGGCGCAGAGCATACCTTTGAGGGTCACTCCACAGAGGAGTCGGCGGAAGCCGCGCCACGCTCGTTCTTGGGCCGCATCAACGACCGCTTCAATGAGGGTTATCTCCGGCTCCGCGACCGGTACACCCGTGCGCTTGAGGCCGTTCTGCACCACCGGAGACCCGCGCTCTTCGCATCGATTGCGCTTATGTCCACGGCGTTTGTGTTGCTTCCTTTTATCGGTAGAGACTTCTTCCCTTCCGTCGATGCGGGGCAAATTAAATTACACATAAGAGCTAGACCAGGCACTCGCATCGAGAGCACCAAGGTGATCTTCAGCCAGGTGGAGGAACAGATCCGCAAGGTCATTCCCCCTGATGAGACCGAACTCATCATGGACAACATCGGTCTGACGCCGGAGACGTTTAACTATGCCTTCGGCGATGGATCGACCATCAGCAGCGCCGATGGAGACGTGCTGATCGCGCTCAATGAGAAACACCATGGCCCGACGCAGAAATATGTCAAAGAACTAAGGTCGCAATTGCAGAAGCAGTTTCCAGATCTTACGTTCTTCTTTCAACCTGCAGACATGGTGACGCAGATCCTTAACTTCGGGCTTCCTGCTCCCATCGATGTTCAAGTGCAGGGCTACGATCCCGGCAACTATGAAATTGCTCGTCGCTTGCGACAGCGCGTGGCCACTGTTCCCGGAGCGGTTGATGTTCACCTGCACCAGGTCGTCGATGCGCCTGACCTGCATCTCGACATCGACCGCGTCCGTGCCGCGCAGTTCGGACTGACACAACAGGACGTGGCCAACAGCCTCTATATCTCTCTCAGCTCCAGCGCTGCCGTGCAGCCGAACTTCTGGCTCGACCCGAAGATGGGAATCACCTACACCGTCGCGACACAGACGCCGCAATACGACATCAACTCCATCAACGCGCTGGAGAACACGCCCATCCCTATTCACACGCTGACCAACCGCACTGAGTTGCTGGGCAACATGGCGACACTTACGCCTGCCGTGCTGCCTGTCGTCATCAATCACCATAACGGCGCGCCGGTCTTCGACGTCTTCGCCAACACGCAGGACAGCGATCTCGGTTCGGTCGCAGCAAAAATCAATCGCATCGTGAAGGAAGAGAGCGCGCATCTTCCTCCCGGAACCAAGATCGTGATGCGCGGTCAGGTGGAGAGCATGAACGAGGCATTCAACCGTCTCGGCATCGGCCTCGCGTTCGCAGCGCTTCTGGTTTATCTATTGATGGTCGTCAACTACCAGAGCTGGCTCGATCCCTTCATCATCATCTGCGCTCTGCCGGGGGCCTTTGCAGGAATTGTCTGGGCGCTCTTTCTCACGCAGACCACCTTCAACGTGCCTAGCCTCATGGGAGCCATCATGTCCATCGGCGTGGCGACGGCGAACTCCATCCTTCTGGTGACATTCGCCAATGAGCTGCGCGAGAAAGGCATGGATCCGCTCGAAGCGGCAGTCACCGCAGGCTATACGCGACTGCGGCCCATCATCATGACCGCCTGCGCCATGATCATCGGCATGTTGCCGATGGCGCTTGGCATCGGTGAAGGCGGCGAGCAGAACGCGCCGCTCGCAAGGGCCGTCATCGGTGGTCTTACCGTCGCCACCTTCGCCACCCTGTTCTTTGTTCCCTTGATGTTCACCTTGATCCACGGAAGAAAAGCCCGCACCCAACAGGAGACAGCATGA